The genomic segment TGAGGAACTGCTTTCGCTCAAGAAAATGCCGACTGATGAATCCCTCGCTCTTCTGAGCGCGATGGATGCGGTTCTGGGCCTCGATCTGCTGGAGCTGGACCGCGCCGAGCTGCGGCTGCGGCCCAAGCATGCCGCTATTGAGGAAGCAGAGATCGATGCCGCGCTGGAACGCCGCAAGGCCGCCCGCGCGGAGAAGGATTTCGCGACGTCCGATGCGATCCGTGACGAGCTTGCGGCCAAGGGCGTGGATGTGATGGACGGCGATCCGCTAGGTTGGGAATGGAAACTGGCATGATGAAGATTCTGCGCGGCACGGTTCTGGCCCTCGCGGCCGTGGCTCTTCCTGTCAGCCCGGCATGGGCCGATGAGGATGACGATATTCTCGCTGCCGCTCAGGCCGCCTTCGCCCCCTATCAGAGCGAAGAGCCCTGGACCGGGCCGGACTGGGACATGCCGATTTTCTCCAGCGAGACAAAGGCGCTGGTTGACGAATGGAAGGCCGGGCTGAGCGACGAGGACGTCGAGGATCTCAACAGCTTCAGCTGGCTGTGCCAGTGTCAGGATTTTGATCCCAACAGCTTCCTGGTCGAGCTTGAAGTCAACCACGCCGAAGGCACCGACGTTTCCACAGTGGATGCCCGCGCCGGTTTCGGCCCGGATCGCAACGATCTGGCCGAAAGCGAGCTGTATATGTTGCGCGAGAATGGCCGCTGGACTCTGGACGACATCGTCTCCGAATCTTTCCCCAAGGGTCTGAAAGTGGAACTGGTCGCCGCGATTGCCGCGCATAAGGCACGTCCCGCCGAGGCGGATGAGGGCGCTGAATAGGCATGACCATTGCCGTTCTGCCCGGTCTTGCCCGCCCGATGCTTGAAGCGCGATTGCCCGACTGGATCGAGCCGCGCTGGTGGCATTCGGTCGAACAGCTTCACGCGCTCGCGCCGGAGGCGGAGATCGGCTGGTTCGACATGCATTACAAGCCGCCCTTGCTGGAGGCCGTGGCGCTGGCGAAAGGGCTGAAATGGCTCAATTCCGTCTATGCCGGGCTGGACTTCCTGCCGATGGACGAAATGCGCGAACGCGGCGTGCAGCTGACCAACGGCACCGGGCTGACCGATATTCAGGTGTCTGAATTCGCTGTGCTGGGCATGTTGGCGATCGCCAAGAACTATGCTGCCATCGTGCGCGCGCAGGACCGGCATGAATGGCTTTCTGCCGCACCGGGTATTCGCGATCTGGCGGGCAGCCGGGCGCTGATCCTCGGTTATGGCGCGATCGGGCGGAAGATCGGCGAGAAACTTGCCGGCTTCGGCGTGGAAGTGGTGCCCGTGCGGCGCCATGCTGCCGAAGGCGTGCTGACGCCGGACCAGTGGCGCGCCCGGATCGGGGAGTTCGACTGGATCGTGCTCACCGTGCCCGGCACGCCGGAGACCGAAGGCATGATCGGCGCTGCCGAAATTGCCGCGATGAAGCCTGAGGCTGTGCTGGTGAACTTTGCCCGTGCCAATGTGGTCGATCAGGAGGCGTTGGTTGCAGCACTGAAGGACCGGCGAATCTTTGCCGCCATGCTCGACGTGACCGACCCGGAACCGTTGCCGGCGGACCATGTTTTGTGGGATCTGGATAACGCGCATATCACCATGCACCTTTCGGGCATTCCCACGCCGCAGAGCATGCTGCGCGGGGCCATCCGCTTCGTGGAAAACTGCGAACGCTACCGGAAGGGCGAGCCGCTGGAGCCGCGCTTCGACCCGGTGCTGGGGTACTAGGCAAAGTTCTCGTCATTGAGAGGAACCGGTGGTTCCGAAGCAATCCAGAGCGTAACGAGTTGTGCCCTGGATTGGTTGGCCAAGGCCAGCTTCGCTTCCGCTTCGCTCGCAATGATGAATTGGCCTTCATCACGCATCCTCCAGCAGCAGCAATTCCACGCTGACCGCCAGGCGCGGTTCGGGCGTGAGGGCGTGGTCCACTTCGACGATGGCCGCATCGGCCACCAACTGGCGGGGAATGTCGAATTCGTAATCCGGCAGTTCGGCGATGAAATGCTCGCCTGCCTCCACCGCTTGCGCACCTTCGAACAGCAGCTCCAGCCGATGACGCGTGCCCGCAAAGGTGATGCTGGCCCAGGAGGTTTCCCGGTGGCTGGCGATTCGCGCATGGCCACAGGCAAGGCTTTGCACGGCGGCGCGCAGCCGGTCTGACGTGTTCATCCTGCCGCGGGTTACAGCGCGAGTGGGGCGGGGAAGGGTGGCGGGATCAGCCAGCATGGGTGGTTTCCTCATATATGTTCATGAAATGTTCCACGCACTTTTCCATGCGAGGGCGGGGCGTGCGGCCATTGCGCAAATCGAGCACGAAACGCGGATCGTGCACGGCCAGACGGCCGAATTTGGTCACCGGCATGCCGGTGCGGCGCAGGAATTTCTCGACCTTGCGAATCAGCATTGTCACTCCTCGTCAGACTTTTTGCGGCGCGGTGCGGGGCAGGGTGCCTGCATCGACCTGCATCGACTCGATGCGACTCTCCTCGCGCTTGAAATCCTACTTGTCTAGGAAAAATCCTACGTGTAGGATGCCTATATGGCAAATTCCCTAGATGCTCCCTCCGCTGACCCTCGCGAGCGCCTTGTTGCGCTGGCCAATGCGCGCGGGGTCAGCCTTGCTGCGCTCTCTCGCCTGATCGGGAAGAATGGCACATATCTGCAGCAATTCGTCACCAAGGGCAGCCCACGGCGCCTTGCCGAGGAAGATCGGCAGGTGCTGGCGCAGTTCTTCGGCGTAGCGGAGAGCGAGCTGGGCGGTGCGGCGGAAAAATCCTATGCGCACAAGGGCGGCGGCTGGGTGGACATACCCCGCCTGGCACTCGACGCTTCCGCCGGGCCGGGCAGTTTCAGTGCGCAGGAAGTGCCGTTCGACACGTTTCGTTTCTCGGCCCGCTGGTTGCGCGAGCAGGGGCTCGATCCCGCCATGCTCTCGGCCATTGCAGTGGCAGGCGATTCGATGGAGCCGGTGCTGCGCGACGGGGATGAGATTCTGGTGGACCGCACTCCGCGCCCCTTGCGTGAGGGTATCCATGTCGTTCGCCTGGGCGAGGCTTTGCATGTGAAGCGCATTCAGGTCGCTCGGCCCGGCATGCTCACTCTCATCAGCGCCAATCCGGCCTATCCCCCAGTGGAAGTGCCGCTGGCGGAAGTGGACGTGATCGGGCGCGTGGTGTGGAAGGGCGGGCGGATCTAGCCGGATGCTGCTTCTCGCTCGTCATTGCGAGCGGAGCGAAGCGAAGCTGGCCTTGGCCAACCAATCCAGCGGCCGAGCGCGCCGGACCCTGGATTGCTTCGGGCCTTGCCCTCGCAATGACGAAGGTTCTCTCGCTTGCATTCGCGCGGTCCACCGGCCACCTAAGCGCGATGTCCGATACCGATACTGCGCCCCAGAGCCCTCCCCAAAGCCCTCCAATGCGGGCCGCCATCATTCCCGTCACTCCGCTTGAGCAGAACTGCTCGCTCATCTGGTGCGCGAAGACGATGAAGGGCGCGCTGGTCGATCCGGGTGGCGATCTCGACAAGCTGAAGGATGCCGTGCGCCGGGCGGGCGTGACGCTGGAAAAGCTGCTCGTCACCCATGGCCATATCGACCATTGCGGGCAGACGGGCATTCTGGCGAAGGAACTGGGCCTGCCCATCGAAGGTCCGCATGAGGCGGACCGCTTCTGGATCGCCCGGCTGGACGAGGATGGCCGCCGCTGGGGCCTGCATGGCGAGATTTTCGAGCCGGATCGCTGGCTGCAGGATGGCGACAGGGTCACCGTGGGTGAGGTTGAGCTGGAAGTGATTCACTGCCCCGGCCACACGCCCGGCCATGTGGTGTTCTTCAACCGCCCCACGCGCTTTGCCATTGTGGGTGACGTGCTGTTTCGCGGCTCCATCGGGCGGACCGACTTCCCGCTGGGCAATCACGCCGATCTGATCGCCTCGATCACCCGGAAGCTCTGGCCGCTGGGCGATGTGACATTCATCCCCGGCCACGGCCCGGTCAGTACTTTCGGGCAGGAGCGGATCGACAATCCCTATGTCAGCGATGCCGCGGTGGCCGGCCAGGGCTCGGCCCGGCTGCCTTTGATCCGTTCGAAATAGAGCTTGCGGAAGGCCAGGGTTGGCTTGTCCGTGCGGACGGATTTCTCCACCCCGGCAGGCGGCACTTCGGACGGCTGCGAGCTTTCGAGAATCGCCTGATCTTCCAGCGCAATGCGCAGGTTCATCCGGCGGAATAGCGGGTTGAGCAGGCTCGATCGGGCGAAATCGCGCAGGGTGACGATAGTCAGCCGCGTCTGCCCCTGCTTCTCCGGGGTGCAGATGGCGAGCATTCGCAGCAATTTGCCCGGCGGATCGATGAACAGTTCCATCACATTGGGAAAACGGAAGTCCAGCCGGGCAGGGCGGTCTCGCCCTTCGATCACATTTTCGATCCGCGCACCGTAAGCGGTTTCGATCCAGTCGGTATCCATCCGGCCATGGCGGAACGGCGCGATGAAGCGGCCGATCGTTGCCTTGTGGACAAAGGGCAGGTGCGGGGAATCGAGCATGTTCTCCATCGCCCGCGTCCAGCGGATGTCCCACAGGGCCGATTGCGCGCTCAGCACCACGCCGGGGGCGCTCAGGCTTTCAGGGGGCATCGGCTCGGTATCGGGGCGAAATCCGGTGTAGAGCCACACCAGTCCGCCCGCCTCGCGCACTGGCAAGGCGAGGGCAGACAGCTTCTCGCATTTGGCATCCGGGTTCCACGGCACGGAGAGGCAGGCGCCGGTTCCGTCGAAGGTCCAGCCGTGGAATGGGCATTCGACGATTCCGTCGGCCAGCTTCCCCAGCGAAAGCGCGACTCCGCGATGGGGGCAGCGGTCGATCAGGGCGGAAAGCGTGCCATTCCGGCCACGGAACAGCACGATCCGTTCATCCGCCACGATGGCCGGATAGAGCTTCCCACTGCGGAAATCCGCGGAAAGCCCGATGATCACCCAGTGATTGGCGAAATCCGCGAACATGGCCGCCCGGTCAGACGATCTTGAGTGCAACCAGCAGGGCGTAGATCGCAAGGCCGATCAGCACGAGCAGAGTGGAGGCCATCCCGATCTTGCGAGTCACCGGGACGGATTCGCTGTCCATGCCCACCGCATGGGCCAGACGGCCGAGGAAATAGACTGCAGCGACATAGGAAAGCCAGATGTCCGCCTTGCCCGAAAGCTCGATTCCCGCGATCAGGATCAGCACCAGCGGCGTGTTTTCCGCATAATTGAGCTGGGCGCGCATGCGCCTCATCAGTGCATCATTATCGCCGTGGCCGTGGGCAACGCCGAATTTTGCGCGCAACTGGATGACCCGGAATGTCAGCCAGACACCGATGATCGCGGCCACTGCGGCCGAAGTGAGCGTAACGGTAAGGTGCATGTCGGATCGTCCCCTGTAATCTTGTGCTCGCCCTATATTCCCGGCGATGCTTGCAACGCACGCGAAAATCGCTATAGGCCGCGCCTTCACCGCCAGCCGCGATCCCGGCCTGCGCATAAGTGCCCCGCACTTGTGCATTGCCGGACCATCGCCTAGGGCGGCTTACGAAACCGATCTAGAATTTGCAGGAACAGGTGCCGCGATGGCTGTCCCCAAGAGAAAAACGACCCCCTCCCGCCGGGGTATGCGCCGTTCGCATGACGCGCTGAAGGTTGAAGCATTCCACGAATGCTCGAACTGTGGCGAACTCAAGCGCCCGCACAATCTGTGCACGCATTGCGGCCACTACAACGGGCGCGAGATCGTGGCCGTCGGGCTCTAAGCCCGGACTTACAGGGGTAAGCGCATGAATCTGCCGCGTATCGCCGTCGATGCGATGGGCGGCGATGAAGGCGTGCGCGTGATGGTCGAAGGCGCGGCGCTTGCTCGCCGTCGCCATGACCGTTTCAAATTCCTGCTGGTTGGGGATGAAGAGCGCATCAAACGTGCGCTCGATAATCACCCCAACCTGCGCGGGGCCTCCGAAATCCTGCATGCCGCAGATGTCGTGGCGGGCGATGAAAAGCCCACCCAGGCACTGCGTCGTGCCCGCACAACCTCCATGGGTCTGGCGATCAACGCCGTGAAACAGGGCGAGGCTGGCGGCGCGGTAAGCGGCGGCAACACCGGCGCGCTGATGGCCATGGCCAAGCTCGCCCTGCGCACCATGCCCGGAATCGACCGGCCCGCTCTGGCCGCGCTGATGCCCACACTGGGCGACAGCGATCTCGTCATGCTCGATCTTGGCGCCAATACCGATTGCGATGCCCGCAATCTGGTGCAGTTCGCGATCATGGGCGCTGCCTATTCGCGGATCGTCACCGGGCGCGAGGCGCCGCGCGTGCGCCTGCTGAATATCGGCACGGAAGAGAACAAGGGCACCGAACAGCTTCAGGAAGCCGCAGCCCGCTTGCGCGAGGCAACCGGCCTTTCGATGGAGTTCGAAGGTTTCGTGGAAGCCAACGGCCTGTCGCGCGGCGATGTGGACGTGGTGGTGACCGACGGATTTTCCGGCAATATCGCGTTGAAGGCAGTGGAAGGCACGGCCCGTTTCGTGGCCGATCTGCTGCGCCGCAGCTTCCAGAGCTCACTGCGATCCAAATTCGGATTCCTGGTCAGCCGTCCGGCAACGGATTTGCTGCGGCACCATCTGGACCCCAATAATCACAATGGCGCGGTTTTCCTGGGCCTCAATGGCGTGGTTGTGAAAAGCCATGGCAGCGCGACTGCCAATGGTGTGGCCAATGCCGTTGCGGTGACGGCGCGCCTGCTCGAGGCGAGCATTACCGAACGCATTGCTGCCGATCTTGCCGAACTGGGCGAGGAACGGTTGCGTCACAACGGCAATTCCTCCGCCGGAAACGGTCAAGATAAAGAGAACGCAGTATGATCCGTTCCGTGGTCAAGGGCACCGGCTCCGCCCTGCCGGCACGCGCAGTGACCAATGAAGAGCTCGCCAGCACTGTCGATACCAGCGACGAGTGGATCGTGGAGCGTACCGGCATTCGTTCGCGCCACATTGCCGACGAGACGGAGACGACCTCCAGCCTGGCCGCAGATGCAGGCCGCAAGGCATTGGCCGCGGCAGGCATCGAAGGTGCGGCTGTGGACCTGATTATCGTGGCCACCGCCACCCCGGATCAGACCTTCCCGGCGACCGCTACCAAGGTGCAGGACGCGCTTGGATGCAACGGGGGAATCGCCTTCGACGTTTCGGCGGTCTGTTCGGGATTCCTCTACGCGCTGGGTGTTGCCGATTCGCTACTCAAGACCGGAATGGCTAAGTGTGCGTTGGTTATCGGGGCGGAAACCTTCAGCCGGATTCTCGACTGGGAAGACCGTGCTACCTGCGTCCTTTTCGGGGACGGTGCAGGGGCTGTCGTGCTCGCGGCGGAGGACGTTGAAGAGGGCGGTCCGGGCGTGCTCGCCACCCGTCTTCATGCCGATGGCGCCCATAACGAACTACTGTTCACCGATGGTGGGCCTTCTTCCACCGGAACAGTGGGCAAGGTGCGTATGAAAGGCCGCGAAGTGTTCCGGCACGCCGTGGTCAATCTGGCAGAAGTTCTTGAGGAAGTGCTTGAAGAGGCTGGATTTACTGCAGCCGATCTGGACTGGGTCGTGCCCCATCAGGCCAATGCCCGCATTCTGGATGCCACGGCACGCAAGCTCGGTCTGGCAAACGAAAAGGTGATCGTAACCGTCGATCGCCATGCCAATACTTCGGCCGCATCGGTGCCTCTGGCGCTCGATTTTGCGGTGCGTGACGGGCGCATAAAACAGGGCGATCTGGTGATGCTGGAAGCCATGGGCGGAGGCTTCACCTGGGGTGCCAGCCTGCTGCGCATGTGATTTTCTGAAAACTTCGGCTATCCGAAAAATCCGCAGAAATGCGGGTTATATTGCCTTGTTCACACAAAGTGTTAGGTTGATCCCATTGGAACTGTCCAGGCAATCTGAACAGGGGACGGGAAGATGATGCGTTCGGTCGGCACGCTTACACGCGCAGATCTCGCTGAGGTGATCAATCGCAAGATGGGATTTTCCCGTGCGGAATCACTCGCGATGGTTGAGGCAATTCTCGATCACATGTGCCACGCGTTGGAGCGCGGTGAAAACGTTAAAATATCCGGTTTCGGAACTTTCTTGTTACGGGACAAGAATGAGCGTGTAGGCCGCAATCCCAAAACCGGGATCGAGGTGCCGATTACGCCGCGCCGCGTACTGACCTTTCGCGCCAGCCAGATCCTGAAAGACCGGGTTAGCCAGGGTTAAGAACAGGAAAGCAGGGGCAAAGTGGTAGTTGATCCGAGGTTCAGCGACGGCAAGGATGCCGACGCGCTGCGCACCATCGGCGAAGTCGCGCGCGCGCTGGGTATCAAGCAGCACGTCTTGCGATATTGGGAACAGCAATTTCCCATGCTCAAGCCGCTGAAACGCAGCGGCGGGCGGCGCTATTATCGTCCGGAAGACATCCGCATCGTCGATACGATCGATCGGCTGGTGAACCGGGAAGGCTATACGCTGAAAGGCGCGCGGCTGGCGCTGTCCGGCGGCAAGGCTGCGGCAGCGGAAGCACCGCCCGCTACGACGGCGCGTGGGGACGGCGATACGCATCCGGCAGGCGACATCGTTCCGCAATTGCGCGCGATCCGCAGCAGGCTGGCCGCCGCGCTGGAGCGTTGATTGGCCGCGGGGCGTAGGCCCCGGCCAGCCGTAATTGCTTTTCGTCATCGCGAGGGACTTAGTCTCGCGGCGATCCAAGGCAGTTATATCCGGCTCTGGATTGCCGCTTCGGCTTCGCCTCCTCGCAATGACAAGTGAGGCGAAAGGGATCAGCGGCTAACCGCGCCCTTCCGGCCCCAGTTCTGGATCGAGATCGCGCGGGCGGGCGAGGTGGATCAGGCGGCCGCAATTCGGCTCAAGCTCTGCCCAGTCGGCAATATCCAGTTCCAGCACGGCAAAGGTGGCGGTGGGGTATTTCTCGGCTGCGGCATCGAACAGCGCGTTTTCGGCATCGGGCGGAACCAGATCGAAGATCAGTTCCTGCAGGCCCGGATTATGCCCCGCCAGCAACACGCTGTCCGGGCTGCCTTCCACGGCGCGCAGCAGTTCGATCAGCGTGCTGGAACTGGCCAGATAGGCCCGGTCCTGCCAGTTGACGTGGCCGTCGATCCCGGCGGCTTCCAGTGTGCGCTTTACCCTTTCGGCAGGGCTGGCCAGCACCTGTTCCCACCTGATCCCGTGATCGCGGATGTGCTGGCCCATCAGGGCGGCGCCCTTGCGGCCACGATTGTTCAGCCCGCGATCGAAATCGCGCAGGCCCAGATCGTCCCAGTCGGATTTGGCATGGCGCAGGAGGCCGAGCAGTTTCACGAGGGCGTGGATCCTTCCAGCGGCGATGCCGGGGAGGCCGGAATCGCGTCGCTCGCCCCAGAAACACCGCTCGCGATGCGATGTAAAGCCTCATCGAGCGTCAGGCGGATGACAGGCGTGCCCTTGGGGAATGCGGCTGTCAGCCTCGTGGGGAAGGCAGCGGAAAGGACCACGAAATGGCCCTTGTCGTCCTTGCTGCGGATCAGGCGGCCGAAGGCCTGTGCCAGCCGCGCGCGGATGATCCGGTCATCGAAGGAACTGCCGCCCCCGGCCGCGCGGCGGGCGCGGTGGAGGATGGAGGGCTTGGGCCAGGGCACCTGTTCCATCACCACGCAGCGCAGCGATTCGCCCGGCACGTCCACCCCGTCGCGCAGGGCATCGGTGCCCAGCAGCGAGGCGCGCGGATCGTCGCGGAAGATGTCCACCAGCGTGCCGGTGTCGATCGGATCGACATGCTGGGCGTAAAGCGGCAGGCCTTCGCGCGCCAGCCGGTCGGCAATGCGGCCATGGACCGCGCGCAACCGGCGGATCGCGGTAAACAGGCCGAGCACGCCGCCCTTCGATGCCTCGATAATGCGGGCATAGGCGCCGGCCAGCGCGGCAATGTCGCCCTTTTTCACATCGGTGACGATCAGCACTTCGGCGTTGGAGGCATAGTCGAACGGGCTTTCATGCTCGCTCAGCATCGGGGCTGTATCGAGCCAGTTCGCGCCGGAGCGGGTGAGGGCGGCTTGCCATTCGCCGCCATCCTTCAGCGTCGCGCTGGTCAGCATCACGCCGTGAGCGGGTTCCAGAACGACCTGCGCGAAGGGCTTCATCGGATCGAGGAAGCGGCGGTGCAGGCCGATATCGTATTCGCGCGCGTCGGAACGGTCGACTGCGAGCCAGTCAACGAAATCCGGGTCCGCCGCGCCGCCCAGCCGGTCAAGCAGGGCCTCCCACGAGGCGAGCATGTCGATGCGCCATTTGAGCGAATAGCGCGCCCCTTCGATGCGGGCGCGGCCCTGGCCGTCCAGCCAGTCCGGCGGATCTTCCAGCAGAGCCTCAAGCCGGACGGAGAGCTTCATCAGCGGCGAGCGGATCGCCGCCAGCGCCTGCGCGGCCTGCTGGGCCAGTTCGATGAAATTGCCGTCCAGCTGGGCGGCCTCGGTCTCTATGCCATAGCCCGCTTCCTGCCCGCCGCTTTCGTCCCGCGCATAGGTAAGGGCGCGCACGCCTGCGAGCAGTTCTTCCAGCGGGCCGGAGGGCTGGTTTTCCGCCAGCCGTTGCAGCCAGCCTTCGCCGGGCAGCGCCTCTGCGGCGGTGACGGCATCGGCCACGGCCTTGCCGCCTGCCTCGTCATAAGAGGCGATGTCCGCCAGACGCGCGGCGAGGCCCCGGCGACGGCCTTTCGATCCGCGTTCCGGGCCGGTGATCCAGCGGCGCAATTCCACGCATTCCAGCCCGGTCAGTTCCGCCGCGAAAGTGGAATCGGCCGAATCGAATACGTGATGGCCTTCGTCGAACACGATGCGGGTGGGGCGCTGGGCATGGTCTCGCCCTCTGGCTGCATTGACCATCACCAGCGCGTGATTGGCGATCACCAGATCGGCCTGCGCGCTGGCCCGCGCGGCGCGTTCGATGAAGCATTTGCGGTAATGCGGGCAGCCTGCATAGACGCATTCGCCGCGCTGGTCGGTCAGGCTGCGGATCGCGCGGTTGCGGAACAATGTGCCCAGCCAGCCGGGCAGATCGCCACCGATCATGTCCCCATCCTGTGTGTAAGCCGCCCAGCGCGCCACAAGCTGGGCCAGCACTGCCGCCCGCCCGCCAAAGCCGCCTTGCAGCGCATCTTCCAGATTGAGCAGGCACAGGTAATTCTCGCGCCCCTTGCGCACCACTACAGGCTGGGTGCCGTCGGCGCGATTATTGGGCCACGCCCGGCGGCTTTCGCGGCGCAGTTGGCGCTGGAGGTTCTTGGTGAAGGTGGAAACCCACACAGTGCCGCCGGATTTTTCCGCCCAGAGCGAGGCCGGGGCGAGATAGCCCAGCGTCTTGCCGATGCCGGTGCCTGCCTGCGCCAGCAGCATATGCGGCACGCCGCGCCGGTCACGCGGGGAAAAGGCGCTGGCGGCCTCTGCGGCATAGGCGCGCTGGCTTTCGCGTTCCTCCGCGCCCGATCCGGTGAGCCGGGCAAGGCGGGCGCGCACTTCCTCCGGCGCAAGCGTGACCTGAGCGGGCTGGGGCCGTTCCGGCGTTTCTTCCCATTCGGGCAGTCGCGTGAACAGCCAGCGTTCGGCGCGCTGCGGCTGACGGATATGCGGGGCGATCACGTTCGCCCAGGGCCAGCGCAGCCGCATCAGCGACTGGAGCACGCTCCACGCGCCTTCGCGTTCCTGCCATTCCTCGCTTTCGCAGGTTTCCAGCAACCTGCCCGCCGCAAGCTGGAGCAGGGCAGGCACGCCATCGTCGCTGGCCGGTTCATCCAGCCCCAGCGCATGGGCAAGGCCCTTGGGCGTGGGCACGCAGAAGCGGGCGGGGTGGATGAAGGCGAAGAGTTCCAGCAGGTCCAGCCCGGAAAGGTCCGGATAGCCCAGCCGGGTGGCCACCAACGGGGCATTGAGGATCAGCAACGGTGTATCGGCCGCCGCCATGATCGCTTCCCCCTTGCCCACCGTGCGCGTGGCGCCATTGG from the Erythrobacter sp. SG61-1L genome contains:
- a CDS encoding DUF3828 domain-containing protein, which gives rise to MMKILRGTVLALAAVALPVSPAWADEDDDILAAAQAAFAPYQSEEPWTGPDWDMPIFSSETKALVDEWKAGLSDEDVEDLNSFSWLCQCQDFDPNSFLVELEVNHAEGTDVSTVDARAGFGPDRNDLAESELYMLRENGRWTLDDIVSESFPKGLKVELVAAIAAHKARPAEADEGAE
- a CDS encoding D-2-hydroxyacid dehydrogenase; the encoded protein is MTIAVLPGLARPMLEARLPDWIEPRWWHSVEQLHALAPEAEIGWFDMHYKPPLLEAVALAKGLKWLNSVYAGLDFLPMDEMRERGVQLTNGTGLTDIQVSEFAVLGMLAIAKNYAAIVRAQDRHEWLSAAPGIRDLAGSRALILGYGAIGRKIGEKLAGFGVEVVPVRRHAAEGVLTPDQWRARIGEFDWIVLTVPGTPETEGMIGAAEIAAMKPEAVLVNFARANVVDQEALVAALKDRRIFAAMLDVTDPEPLPADHVLWDLDNAHITMHLSGIPTPQSMLRGAIRFVENCERYRKGEPLEPRFDPVLGY
- a CDS encoding S24 family peptidase, whose product is MANSLDAPSADPRERLVALANARGVSLAALSRLIGKNGTYLQQFVTKGSPRRLAEEDRQVLAQFFGVAESELGGAAEKSYAHKGGGWVDIPRLALDASAGPGSFSAQEVPFDTFRFSARWLREQGLDPAMLSAIAVAGDSMEPVLRDGDEILVDRTPRPLREGIHVVRLGEALHVKRIQVARPGMLTLISANPAYPPVEVPLAEVDVIGRVVWKGGRI
- a CDS encoding MBL fold metallo-hydrolase, with amino-acid sequence MRAAIIPVTPLEQNCSLIWCAKTMKGALVDPGGDLDKLKDAVRRAGVTLEKLLVTHGHIDHCGQTGILAKELGLPIEGPHEADRFWIARLDEDGRRWGLHGEIFEPDRWLQDGDRVTVGEVELEVIHCPGHTPGHVVFFNRPTRFAIVGDVLFRGSIGRTDFPLGNHADLIASITRKLWPLGDVTFIPGHGPVSTFGQERIDNPYVSDAAVAGQGSARLPLIRSK
- a CDS encoding aromatic ring-hydroxylating dioxygenase subunit alpha gives rise to the protein MFADFANHWVIIGLSADFRSGKLYPAIVADERIVLFRGRNGTLSALIDRCPHRGVALSLGKLADGIVECPFHGWTFDGTGACLSVPWNPDAKCEKLSALALPVREAGGLVWLYTGFRPDTEPMPPESLSAPGVVLSAQSALWDIRWTRAMENMLDSPHLPFVHKATIGRFIAPFRHGRMDTDWIETAYGARIENVIEGRDRPARLDFRFPNVMELFIDPPGKLLRMLAICTPEKQGQTRLTIVTLRDFARSSLLNPLFRRMNLRIALEDQAILESSQPSEVPPAGVEKSVRTDKPTLAFRKLYFERIKGSRAEPWPATAASLT
- a CDS encoding MAPEG family protein, with protein sequence MHLTVTLTSAAVAAIIGVWLTFRVIQLRAKFGVAHGHGDNDALMRRMRAQLNYAENTPLVLILIAGIELSGKADIWLSYVAAVYFLGRLAHAVGMDSESVPVTRKIGMASTLLVLIGLAIYALLVALKIV
- the rpmF gene encoding 50S ribosomal protein L32 gives rise to the protein MAVPKRKTTPSRRGMRRSHDALKVEAFHECSNCGELKRPHNLCTHCGHYNGREIVAVGL
- the plsX gene encoding phosphate acyltransferase PlsX encodes the protein MNLPRIAVDAMGGDEGVRVMVEGAALARRRHDRFKFLLVGDEERIKRALDNHPNLRGASEILHAADVVAGDEKPTQALRRARTTSMGLAINAVKQGEAGGAVSGGNTGALMAMAKLALRTMPGIDRPALAALMPTLGDSDLVMLDLGANTDCDARNLVQFAIMGAAYSRIVTGREAPRVRLLNIGTEENKGTEQLQEAAARLREATGLSMEFEGFVEANGLSRGDVDVVVTDGFSGNIALKAVEGTARFVADLLRRSFQSSLRSKFGFLVSRPATDLLRHHLDPNNHNGAVFLGLNGVVVKSHGSATANGVANAVAVTARLLEASITERIAADLAELGEERLRHNGNSSAGNGQDKENAV
- a CDS encoding beta-ketoacyl-ACP synthase III, coding for MIRSVVKGTGSALPARAVTNEELASTVDTSDEWIVERTGIRSRHIADETETTSSLAADAGRKALAAAGIEGAAVDLIIVATATPDQTFPATATKVQDALGCNGGIAFDVSAVCSGFLYALGVADSLLKTGMAKCALVIGAETFSRILDWEDRATCVLFGDGAGAVVLAAEDVEEGGPGVLATRLHADGAHNELLFTDGGPSSTGTVGKVRMKGREVFRHAVVNLAEVLEEVLEEAGFTAADLDWVVPHQANARILDATARKLGLANEKVIVTVDRHANTSAASVPLALDFAVRDGRIKQGDLVMLEAMGGGFTWGASLLRM
- a CDS encoding integration host factor subunit alpha, coding for MMRSVGTLTRADLAEVINRKMGFSRAESLAMVEAILDHMCHALERGENVKISGFGTFLLRDKNERVGRNPKTGIEVPITPRRVLTFRASQILKDRVSQG
- a CDS encoding MerR family transcriptional regulator, which encodes MVVDPRFSDGKDADALRTIGEVARALGIKQHVLRYWEQQFPMLKPLKRSGGRRYYRPEDIRIVDTIDRLVNREGYTLKGARLALSGGKAAAAEAPPATTARGDGDTHPAGDIVPQLRAIRSRLAAALER
- a CDS encoding histidine phosphatase family protein; amino-acid sequence: MKLLGLLRHAKSDWDDLGLRDFDRGLNNRGRKGAALMGQHIRDHGIRWEQVLASPAERVKRTLEAAGIDGHVNWQDRAYLASSSTLIELLRAVEGSPDSVLLAGHNPGLQELIFDLVPPDAENALFDAAAEKYPTATFAVLELDIADWAELEPNCGRLIHLARPRDLDPELGPEGRG